A window of the Bacteroides thetaiotaomicron VPI-5482 genome harbors these coding sequences:
- the gmhB gene encoding D-glycero-alpha-D-manno-heptose-1,7-bisphosphate 7-phosphatase: MRLQDIDVTGFETLLLDRDGVVNRLRPDDYVKKWEEFEFLPGVLEILKAWNTHFKYIFIVTNQRGVGKEIMSEEDLKHIHERMISEVKNYGGRIDRIYYCTALTDSDINRKPGIGMFLQILRDYPDIDKAKCLMIGDSDSDIKFAKNCGIVGIKVI, translated from the coding sequence GATGTAACTGGTTTTGAAACATTGTTGCTAGATCGTGATGGAGTGGTTAACAGACTTCGTCCAGATGACTATGTGAAAAAATGGGAAGAGTTTGAATTTCTTCCTGGAGTACTTGAAATTTTGAAAGCTTGGAATACCCATTTTAAATATATATTTATAGTGACTAATCAGCGTGGAGTAGGGAAGGAAATTATGAGTGAAGAGGATTTAAAACATATACATGAGCGAATGATTTCTGAAGTTAAGAACTATGGAGGGAGAATAGATAGAATTTATTATTGTACCGCTTTGACGGATTCTGATATTAACCGTAAACCGGGAATAGGTATGTTTCTTCAAATATTGAGAGATTATCCAGATATTGATAAAGCTAAGTGCCTTATGATAGGTGATAGTGATAGTGATATAAAATTTGCTAAGAATTGTGGTATTGTAGGAATTAAAGTTATATGA
- a CDS encoding glycosyltransferase: MKEKILFLTAYVPNKAAAGEKNTMIMLNDLASCYDVDLIYFKYDWENDYVPERGNVNTKLTIRNSIMTKLKNICNFPFVHPTFSIRFNWLILRRVRDLLKMNHYKVVIFNHSNMFLYGRYIDKRIPKILLCHDVIAQRVLRSSSYLMQKICIFSERMSLNLPNAHIFSFSQKDCDLIKQIYHKETNLCLDYIDEQIINKSPDKVEDYFTMFGDWRRKENAEGALWFINTVGPLLRKKVHIKIIGRGFPNKDVKNIVPNLNLDILGFVDDPYKILSQSKALISPLFTGAGIKVKVIEALACGIPVIGTDIAFEGLPPLFNSFMLIAETPKDYIRCMECLNLNIDERIKTKEMFIKTYQSDSITNYIKRI; encoded by the coding sequence ATGAAAGAGAAAATTTTGTTTTTGACAGCATATGTTCCCAATAAGGCAGCAGCAGGTGAAAAAAACACTATGATAATGCTGAATGATTTAGCTTCATGTTATGATGTTGATTTGATTTATTTTAAATATGATTGGGAAAATGATTATGTGCCCGAAAGAGGAAATGTAAATACGAAACTAACAATTCGTAACTCGATAATGACTAAATTAAAAAATATTTGCAACTTTCCTTTTGTTCATCCTACTTTTTCTATACGTTTTAATTGGCTGATACTTCGAAGAGTTAGGGATTTGCTTAAAATGAATCATTATAAAGTTGTGATTTTTAATCATAGTAATATGTTCTTGTATGGACGATATATTGATAAACGTATTCCTAAAATATTACTTTGCCATGATGTAATTGCACAACGTGTGCTTCGTTCTTCTTCATATTTAATGCAGAAGATATGTATTTTCTCGGAACGGATGTCCTTGAATCTGCCTAATGCTCATATTTTTTCTTTTTCACAAAAAGATTGTGACCTAATAAAACAGATTTATCATAAGGAAACTAATCTTTGTTTAGACTATATTGATGAACAAATTATTAATAAAAGTCCCGATAAAGTTGAGGATTATTTCACAATGTTTGGCGATTGGCGGCGTAAAGAAAATGCGGAAGGGGCTTTGTGGTTTATTAATACTGTAGGTCCATTATTGAGAAAAAAAGTACATATTAAAATCATAGGACGTGGATTTCCTAATAAAGATGTGAAAAATATAGTTCCGAATTTGAATTTAGATATTCTTGGCTTTGTAGATGATCCATATAAGATTTTATCTCAGAGTAAAGCTTTGATATCCCCATTGTTTACAGGGGCAGGTATTAAAGTCAAGGTTATAGAAGCTTTGGCATGTGGCATTCCTGTTATTGGAACTGATATTGCTTTTGAAGGTCTTCCTCCTTTATTTAATTCCTTTATGCTCATTGCTGAGACGCCAAAGGATTATATTAGATGTATGGAATGTCTCAATTTGAATATAGATGAAAGAATAAAAACGAAAGAAATGTTTATTAAGACATATCAATCGGATTCCATAACAAACTATATTAAAAGGATTTGA
- a CDS encoding glycosyltransferase family 2 protein, which yields MIDISIITVGMNHLLYLKVLLRSLYKENIPQASIEMIYVDNCSSDGTVEYIRQNYPQVRIVENQKPLGFGENNNKGVLASIGKYIAIINPDIVLHKGSLDFLYEYVEKHPIIGITVPKLLNPDGTVQYSVRSFITLKVLFSRFLSKGNDQTTSKIVNKYLCKNMDTTKIQPVDWAIGAALFMRRDFYAFLGGFDQNYFLYMEDEDICLRSWKCNRPVIYFPESIMTHNHLRGSSKIGRKALLHLQSMFVFFKKHGCSIGSFCSKMQACSKLEYY from the coding sequence ATGATTGATATTTCTATTATTACGGTCGGTATGAACCATCTTTTATACCTTAAAGTATTATTACGTTCTTTATATAAAGAGAATATTCCTCAAGCAAGTATTGAAATGATTTATGTGGATAATTGTTCATCAGATGGTACTGTTGAATATATCCGACAAAATTATCCTCAAGTAAGGATCGTTGAGAATCAAAAACCTTTAGGATTTGGAGAAAATAATAATAAAGGAGTATTAGCCTCAATAGGGAAATATATTGCTATTATTAATCCGGATATTGTTTTGCATAAAGGGAGTTTAGATTTTCTATATGAATATGTTGAAAAGCATCCTATTATAGGCATTACTGTACCAAAACTATTGAATCCAGATGGGACAGTTCAATATTCTGTGAGAAGTTTTATTACATTAAAAGTTCTGTTCTCTCGATTTTTATCTAAAGGTAATGATCAAACAACCAGTAAGATAGTGAATAAGTATCTTTGTAAAAACATGGATACAACAAAGATACAACCTGTAGATTGGGCTATTGGCGCAGCATTATTTATGCGGAGAGATTTTTATGCTTTTTTAGGCGGGTTTGATCAGAATTATTTTTTATATATGGAAGATGAAGATATTTGTCTTCGATCTTGGAAATGTAATCGTCCTGTCATTTATTTTCCTGAATCTATAATGACTCATAACCATCTTCGTGGAAGTTCTAAAATCGGTCGAAAGGCGCTTCTTCATTTACAGAGTATGTTTGTTTTCTTTAAGAAACATGGATGTTCGATTGGAAGCTTTTGTTCTAAAATGCAAGCTTGCTCAAAACTAGAATATTATTAG
- a CDS encoding undecaprenyl-phosphate glucose phosphotransferase: MQEIQRFNKVLKSCVLFGDIILLNSLLWGFELVLGSRFYSGNLTSLYQGMVLLSLCYLVCNIQSGVILHHPVVRPEQIMIRVLRNMVPFILFSICFLSLFHFEFFRSRLFGLFYVALLIILICYRLAFRYFLELYREKGGNVRMVVLVGSHENMQELYHSMTDDPTSGYRVMGYFEDSPSDYYPEEVAYLGQPKEAIEYLERNSGKIAQLYCSLPSVRSAEIVPIINYCENHLVRFFSVPNVRNYLKRRMYFDLLGNVPVLSIRREPLELRENRVLKRFFDIIFSLIFLCTIFPFVYIIIGIAIKISSPGPIFFKQKRSGEDGREFWCYKFRSMRVNAQCDVLQATANDPRKTRIGEFIRKTSIDELPQFINVLMGDMSVVGPRPHMLKHTEEYAQVINKFMVRHFVKPGITGWAQVTGYRGETKELWQMEGRVSRDIWYIEHWTFMLDLYIIYKTVYNAIHGEKEAY, encoded by the coding sequence ATGCAGGAGATCCAACGTTTTAATAAAGTTTTAAAATCTTGTGTCCTTTTTGGGGATATAATTTTGTTGAATTCATTGCTATGGGGATTTGAACTGGTTTTGGGCAGTCGCTTTTATTCTGGTAATTTAACTTCTCTTTATCAAGGGATGGTTCTGCTTAGTCTATGCTATCTGGTTTGCAATATTCAATCAGGGGTTATTTTGCATCATCCAGTTGTTCGTCCGGAACAGATTATGATTCGTGTACTTCGTAATATGGTTCCTTTTATTTTATTTTCCATTTGCTTTTTGTCTCTTTTCCATTTTGAATTTTTCCGCTCTCGGTTGTTCGGATTGTTTTATGTTGCTTTACTGATCATCTTGATTTGTTATCGTCTTGCTTTTCGTTATTTTTTGGAGCTTTATCGTGAAAAAGGAGGAAATGTTCGCATGGTTGTATTGGTGGGCAGTCACGAGAATATGCAGGAACTTTACCATTCAATGACAGATGATCCAACTTCAGGCTACCGTGTAATGGGATATTTTGAAGATTCCCCATCCGATTATTATCCGGAAGAAGTTGCATATTTGGGACAGCCGAAAGAGGCGATTGAGTATTTAGAAAGAAATTCAGGTAAAATTGCACAACTCTACTGTAGTCTTCCTTCTGTACGGAGTGCGGAGATTGTTCCGATCATTAATTATTGCGAGAACCACTTGGTGCGTTTTTTTAGTGTTCCCAATGTCCGTAACTATTTAAAGCGCAGGATGTATTTTGATTTATTAGGTAATGTACCAGTATTATCTATTCGTCGTGAACCATTGGAACTTCGTGAGAATCGTGTTTTAAAACGATTTTTTGATATAATATTTTCATTGATATTCTTGTGTACTATTTTCCCTTTTGTTTATATAATAATAGGGATTGCTATTAAAATCAGCTCGCCGGGGCCCATTTTTTTTAAACAGAAACGTAGTGGTGAAGACGGTCGTGAATTTTGGTGTTACAAATTTCGTTCTATGCGAGTAAATGCACAATGTGATGTTCTTCAAGCTACAGCAAATGATCCTCGTAAAACACGTATAGGTGAGTTTATTCGTAAAACGAGTATTGATGAATTGCCTCAGTTTATTAATGTATTGATGGGTGATATGTCTGTTGTTGGTCCTCGCCCCCATATGCTGAAACATACAGAGGAATATGCCCAAGTGATTAATAAATTTATGGTTCGTCATTTTGTGAAGCCTGGTATAACTGGTTGGGCGCAAGTAACAGGCTATCGTGGAGAGACTAAAGAACTTTGGCAAATGGAAGGACGGGTTAGTCGTGATATTTGGTATATTGAGCATTGGACGTTTATGCTTGATTTGTATATTATTTATAAAACAGTATATAATGCTATTCATGGAGAAAAAGAAGCGTATTAA
- a CDS encoding polysaccharide biosynthesis/export family protein: protein MRILNKLIFVVLLPFLFTACQSYKKVPYLQDTEVVNQIEQKENLYDAKIMPKDLLTIVVSCTSPELAAPFNLTVASPTNLSVTNILATTQPVLQTYLVDNEGKIFFPVLGELKLGGLTKKQAEQMVVEKLKPYMKETPIVTVRMVNYKISVIGEVTRPGTFTISNEKVNLLEALAMAGDMTVYGLRDNVKLIREDATGKQEIITLDLNKSETILSPYYWLQQNDVVYVTPNKAKARNSDIGNSTSLWFSATSILVSLASLLFNILK from the coding sequence ATGAGAATATTGAATAAATTGATTTTTGTAGTGTTACTGCCTTTTCTGTTTACGGCCTGCCAGTCCTACAAGAAAGTACCTTATTTGCAGGATACAGAAGTAGTAAATCAAATAGAACAGAAAGAGAATTTGTATGATGCAAAGATCATGCCTAAAGATTTGTTGACTATCGTAGTTTCCTGTACTAGTCCGGAGTTGGCTGCACCATTTAATTTGACAGTTGCCAGTCCAACAAATTTGTCTGTTACTAATATTTTAGCTACTACACAACCTGTGTTACAAACTTACTTGGTAGATAATGAAGGAAAGATTTTTTTTCCTGTATTGGGAGAGTTAAAACTAGGTGGTTTGACAAAGAAACAGGCAGAACAAATGGTTGTAGAAAAGTTGAAACCCTATATGAAAGAAACGCCTATCGTTACAGTGCGTATGGTAAATTATAAAATCTCAGTGATAGGTGAAGTCACTCGTCCGGGTACTTTTACTATTTCTAATGAAAAAGTCAATTTATTGGAGGCGCTTGCTATGGCAGGGGATATGACGGTGTATGGCTTGCGGGATAATGTAAAACTGATTCGTGAAGATGCCACAGGTAAGCAAGAAATTATAACTCTTGATTTGAATAAATCAGAAACAATTCTTTCTCCATATTATTGGCTACAGCAAAATGATGTCGTTTATGTAACACCTAATAAGGCAAAAGCTCGTAACTCGGATATTGGGAATAGTACGAGTCTATGGTTCTCTGCTACATCTATCCTAGTTTCTCTTGCCAGCTTATTATTTAATATCTTAAAATAA
- a CDS encoding GumC family protein encodes MKEEIVNERQCETEDEKIDIQQLLFKYIIHWPWFVGAVLVCLIGAWIYLRMATPVYNISATVLIKDDKKGGNTGSMVGLEELGLSGLISSSQNIDNELEVLRSKTLVKEVINLLNLYVSYTDEDGFPSKNMYKTSPVLVSLTPQEAEKLTDPMVVEMALYGEGGLEVNVTVGDKEYQKHFEKLPAVFPMDEGTLAFFQSPDSLSLKKDTMEASSNIRHITAKIKSPMKVARAYCENLKIEPTSKTTSVAVISLKNSSLQRGQDFINQLLEMYNRNTNNDKNEIAQKTAEFIDERINIISKELGSTEANLENFKRNAGITDLTSEAQIALTGNAEYEKKRVENRTQISLIEDLRKYIRGNEYEVLPGNIGLQDPGLVATIERYNEMLVERKRLLRTSTENNPTIINLDTSIRAMKSNVQATLDGSLKGLLITKADLEREASRFSRRISDAPGQERQFVSIARQQEIKAGLYLMLLQKREENAIALAATANNAKIIDEAIADDIPVSPKRRMIYLIALVLGIGIPVGIIYLIGLTKFKLEGRADVEKLTTIPIVGDIPLTDEKNEKDGSIAVFENQNNLMSETFRNIRTNLQFMLQNDKKVILVTSTVSGEGKSFISANLAISLSLLGKKVVIVGLDIRKPGLNKVFRLSTKEKGITLYLANPETDLMSLVQPSDINQNLYILPGGTVPPNPTELLARDGLDKAIEILKKNFDYVILDTAPVGMVTDTLLIGRVADLSVYVCRADYTHKVEYTLINELAEEKKLPNLCTVINGVDLKRRKYGYYYGYGKYGKYYGYGKRYGYGYGYGQEKGAKS; translated from the coding sequence ATGAAAGAAGAAATAGTAAACGAAAGACAGTGTGAAACTGAGGACGAGAAAATAGATATTCAACAATTACTTTTTAAATATATTATTCATTGGCCGTGGTTTGTCGGTGCCGTTTTAGTTTGTCTTATTGGAGCTTGGATATATTTGCGTATGGCCACTCCTGTTTATAATATATCGGCAACAGTTTTGATAAAGGATGACAAAAAAGGTGGCAATACAGGAAGTATGGTAGGACTGGAAGAATTAGGGTTAAGTGGCTTGATTAGTTCTTCTCAGAATATAGATAATGAACTTGAAGTTTTACGTTCAAAGACTTTAGTGAAAGAAGTAATCAATCTGTTAAACTTATATGTATCATATACAGATGAAGATGGATTTCCTTCAAAGAATATGTATAAAACTTCTCCTGTTTTAGTTAGTTTGACTCCGCAAGAAGCTGAGAAACTAACTGATCCTATGGTTGTTGAGATGGCATTGTATGGAGAAGGTGGTTTGGAGGTAAATGTTACAGTTGGTGATAAAGAATACCAAAAGCATTTTGAGAAATTGCCAGCTGTATTCCCGATGGATGAGGGAACTTTAGCTTTTTTTCAATCGCCAGATTCCTTATCATTGAAGAAAGATACAATGGAAGCGTCTTCAAATATACGGCATATTACGGCTAAGATTAAATCACCTATGAAAGTAGCACGGGCGTATTGTGAAAATTTAAAAATTGAGCCTACTTCTAAAACGACTTCGGTAGCTGTGATTTCATTGAAGAACTCTAGTTTGCAACGTGGGCAAGATTTTATCAATCAATTATTAGAAATGTATAACCGTAATACGAATAATGATAAAAATGAGATTGCTCAAAAGACTGCTGAATTTATAGATGAACGTATCAATATTATTTCCAAGGAGCTTGGGAGTACAGAGGCAAATCTTGAGAATTTTAAACGTAATGCCGGTATTACCGACTTGACTAGTGAAGCGCAAATTGCCTTGACCGGTAACGCCGAATATGAAAAGAAGAGAGTAGAGAACCGGACACAAATCAGCCTTATTGAAGATTTGCGGAAATATATAAGAGGAAATGAATACGAAGTTCTTCCGGGTAATATAGGCTTGCAAGATCCAGGATTGGTTGCAACGATTGAACGATATAATGAAATGTTAGTTGAACGGAAGCGCTTATTACGTACTTCTACAGAAAATAATCCTACGATTATCAATCTGGATACAAGCATCCGTGCCATGAAGTCGAATGTGCAGGCGACCCTTGACGGATCATTGAAAGGTTTATTAATTACAAAAGCTGATCTTGAACGTGAAGCAAGCCGTTTTTCTCGTCGTATTAGTGATGCTCCCGGACAAGAACGTCAGTTTGTAAGTATTGCCCGTCAACAGGAAATCAAAGCCGGACTGTATTTGATGCTTTTACAAAAGCGTGAGGAGAACGCCATAGCATTGGCAGCTACTGCAAACAATGCAAAGATCATTGATGAAGCTATCGCTGATGATATCCCTGTTTCTCCTAAGCGTAGAATGATTTATCTGATCGCTTTAGTATTAGGCATTGGCATCCCCGTAGGCATCATCTACCTGATCGGCCTGACCAAGTTTAAACTCGAAGGTCGTGCAGATGTCGAGAAACTGACAACTATTCCTATCGTCGGTGATATCCCATTAACCGACGAGAAGAACGAAAAAGACGGTTCTATTGCCGTCTTTGAGAATCAGAACAACCTGATGAGCGAGACCTTCCGAAACATCCGTACCAACCTTCAGTTCATGCTTCAGAATGACAAGAAAGTGATTCTTGTGACTTCTACCGTCAGTGGAGAAGGAAAATCATTTATCTCCGCCAATTTAGCCATCAGTCTCTCTTTATTAGGAAAGAAAGTAGTAATCGTAGGGCTTGATATCCGCAAACCGGGATTGAATAAAGTCTTCCGTCTTTCGACGAAAGAGAAGGGGATTACCTTATACCTTGCAAACCCGGAAACAGATTTGATGAGTCTGGTACAACCTTCGGATATTAATCAGAATCTGTATATCCTTCCCGGTGGAACGGTTCCTCCTAATCCGACCGAGCTGTTAGCGCGTGATGGTCTGGACAAGGCAATAGAGATATTGAAGAAGAACTTTGACTATGTGATTCTGGATACCGCACCGGTAGGTATGGTTACCGATACCTTATTGATCGGTCGTGTAGCGGACTTGTCCGTCTACGTATGCCGTGCCGACTATACCCATAAAGTAGAGTACACACTGATCAACGAACTTGCCGAAGAAAAGAAACTGCCTAACCTTTGTACTGTAATCAATGGCGTAGACCTGAAACGCAGGAAGTATGGCTACTACTACGGCTACGGTAAGTATGGCAAGTACTATGGATATGGCAAACGCTATGGCTACGGATACGGTTACGGACAGGAAAAAGGTGCTAAATCGTAA
- a CDS encoding SusC/RagA family TonB-linked outer membrane protein has product MKQHYRLTIWSLFFLITSSGSAFAQRKTITPIDSLITVGYATGSLKTISGSVEKITETQMNKDQITNPLEAIRGRVPGLTIQRGTNGPAALDAVRLRGTTSLTSGNDPLIIVDGVFGDLSMLTSIYPTDIESFTILKDASETAQYGSRGASGVIEITTKKGMSGKTQVSYNGIFGISTVYKNLKMLSADDFRRVASERGISILDKGNNTDFQKEIEQTGLQQNHHIAFYGGSNESSYRVSLGFMDRQGVILNEDMKNFTSNMNMTQRMFDGFLNCELGMFGSIQKNHNLVDLQKTFYSAATFNPTYPNHKDPDSGSWDGITTASQITNPLAWMEVQDHDATSHISTHARLTFNLMDELKLVLFGAYTYNIIENSQYLPTSVWAHGQAYKGTKKMESLLGNMMLTYKKGWKKHYFDALALAELQKETYTGFYTTVTNFNTDKFGYHNLQAGALRPWEGTNSYYEQPHLASFMGRFNYTYADRYSLTMTARTDASSKFGANHKWGFFPSVSAAWVISEEKFMKRLPVIDNLKFRIGYGLAGNQSGIDSYTTLSLVKPNGVIPVGNSAAVSLGDLRNTNPDLKWEVKHTFNTGIDLAMFGNRLLLSANYYNSKTTDMLYLYNVSVPPFTYNTLLANIGSMRNSGLEIAIGITPLKTQDMELNINANITFQQNKLLSLSGMYNGELISAPEYKSLASLDGAGFHGGYNHIVYQVVGQPLGVFYLPRANGLVSDGNGGYTYDIADLNGGGVSLEDGEDRYVAGQAVPKTILGSNLSFRYKRFDISVQINGAFGHKIYNGTSLTYMNMNIFPDYNVMQEAPARNIKDQTATDYWLENGAYVNFDYVTLGWNVPIEKVQKLKKYVRSLRLAFTVNNLATISGYSGLSPMINSSTVNSTLGLDDKRGYPLARTYTLGLSINF; this is encoded by the coding sequence ATGAAACAACACTACAGACTTACTATTTGGAGCCTTTTCTTTCTGATCACTTCCAGTGGAAGTGCCTTTGCCCAGAGAAAAACGATCACTCCGATAGACTCTCTGATAACGGTAGGATACGCCACCGGAAGTTTAAAAACCATATCCGGATCAGTGGAGAAAATCACGGAGACACAGATGAATAAAGACCAGATCACGAATCCGCTGGAAGCCATACGCGGACGAGTACCGGGTCTGACCATCCAGCGTGGGACAAACGGTCCCGCCGCCTTAGATGCAGTCCGCCTGCGAGGAACCACCTCATTGACCAGCGGAAACGACCCGCTGATTATCGTCGATGGAGTCTTCGGCGATTTGAGTATGCTTACCTCCATTTATCCTACAGACATAGAGAGCTTCACCATCCTGAAAGACGCTTCCGAAACGGCACAGTACGGATCACGAGGCGCCTCCGGTGTCATCGAAATCACCACCAAGAAGGGGATGAGCGGTAAAACGCAAGTGAGTTATAACGGTATTTTCGGTATATCCACCGTCTATAAGAATCTGAAAATGCTGTCAGCAGATGACTTCCGCCGGGTCGCATCTGAACGTGGCATCTCCATACTGGACAAAGGAAACAACACCGACTTCCAGAAAGAAATAGAACAGACAGGATTGCAACAGAACCACCACATCGCCTTTTATGGAGGCTCGAATGAATCCAGCTACCGTGTATCTCTCGGTTTCATGGACCGTCAGGGAGTCATACTGAACGAGGACATGAAGAACTTCACCTCTAATATGAACATGACCCAAAGGATGTTCGACGGTTTTCTGAACTGCGAACTGGGCATGTTCGGTTCTATCCAGAAGAATCACAATCTGGTAGACCTTCAGAAAACCTTCTATTCTGCCGCCACTTTCAATCCCACATACCCCAATCACAAAGACCCCGATTCCGGTTCATGGGACGGAATCACTACCGCCAGTCAGATCACGAATCCGTTGGCATGGATGGAAGTACAGGATCATGACGCCACCTCGCATATCAGTACTCACGCTCGTCTGACTTTCAATCTGATGGACGAACTGAAACTGGTTCTCTTCGGTGCTTATACCTATAACATAATCGAAAATTCCCAATACCTGCCCACCTCCGTCTGGGCGCACGGACAGGCATACAAAGGCACGAAAAAGATGGAATCCCTCCTGGGTAACATGATGCTGACCTACAAGAAAGGCTGGAAGAAGCATTACTTCGACGCGCTGGCACTGGCGGAACTCCAGAAGGAGACATACACCGGATTCTATACCACAGTCACCAACTTCAATACAGATAAATTCGGCTACCACAATCTGCAAGCCGGCGCTCTCCGTCCGTGGGAGGGAACCAACTCGTACTACGAGCAACCGCATCTGGCCTCCTTCATGGGACGCTTCAACTACACCTATGCCGACCGCTACAGTCTGACAATGACCGCCCGTACCGATGCCTCCTCCAAATTCGGAGCCAATCACAAATGGGGATTCTTTCCCTCCGTCTCCGCTGCATGGGTGATCAGTGAGGAAAAGTTCATGAAACGCCTCCCCGTGATTGATAATCTGAAGTTCCGTATAGGTTACGGTTTGGCTGGCAATCAGAGCGGTATCGACTCCTACACCACGCTGAGCCTTGTCAAACCGAACGGAGTGATTCCCGTAGGAAACTCGGCAGCCGTGTCATTGGGAGACTTGCGAAACACGAATCCCGACTTGAAATGGGAAGTGAAACATACCTTCAATACAGGTATTGACCTTGCCATGTTCGGCAACCGCCTGCTGCTCTCCGCCAATTATTACAACTCCAAAACGACGGATATGCTCTACCTCTACAACGTAAGCGTACCGCCCTTTACCTACAACACCCTGTTGGCGAATATCGGCTCCATGCGCAACAGCGGTCTGGAGATAGCCATCGGCATCACCCCGTTGAAGACTCAGGACATGGAACTGAACATCAACGCCAACATCACCTTCCAGCAGAACAAGTTGCTTTCTCTGAGCGGTATGTACAATGGCGAACTGATTTCCGCCCCCGAATACAAGAGTCTCGCCAGCCTCGACGGAGCCGGCTTTCACGGAGGTTATAACCACATCGTTTATCAAGTAGTAGGCCAGCCGCTGGGTGTCTTCTACCTGCCACGTGCCAACGGACTCGTTTCCGACGGAAACGGCGGCTACACCTATGACATAGCCGACCTCAATGGCGGCGGCGTCAGCCTCGAAGATGGCGAAGACCGCTATGTAGCCGGGCAAGCCGTACCAAAAACGATTCTCGGATCGAACCTCAGTTTCCGCTACAAGCGTTTCGATATTTCAGTACAGATCAACGGCGCCTTCGGACACAAAATATACAACGGAACCTCCCTGACCTATATGAACATGAATATATTCCCCGACTACAATGTGATGCAGGAAGCTCCCGCACGCAATATCAAAGACCAGACCGCCACCGACTACTGGCTGGAAAACGGAGCGTATGTCAATTTCGACTACGTGACACTCGGCTGGAACGTACCGATAGAAAAGGTGCAGAAACTAAAGAAATATGTTCGCTCCCTGCGACTGGCATTTACAGTCAACAACCTTGCGACGATTTCCGGCTATTCAGGTCTTTCGCCCATGATCAACAGTTCGACGGTCAACTCCACTTTGGGGCTGGACGATAAACGCGGATATCCGTTAGCGCGGACTTACACGTTGGGATTGAGTATTAACTTTTAA